Proteins encoded within one genomic window of Spirulina major PCC 6313:
- a CDS encoding DUF2283 domain-containing protein, which produces MKIKYDSEVDVLRITLKDVDIEESDEETPGIILDLDSSQNVVGIEILQASKRIDNPQAIEYMIAPKTI; this is translated from the coding sequence ATGAAAATCAAATATGACTCCGAAGTTGATGTTCTTCGGATTACGTTGAAAGATGTGGATATTGAAGAAAGCGATGAAGAAACACCGGGAATCATCCTAGATCTTGACTCTAGTCAAAATGTTGTTGGTATTGAAATCCTACAAGCATCTAAGCGTATTGATAACCCACAAGCCATTGAATATATGATTGCCCCGAAAACGATTTAG
- a CDS encoding DUF4258 domain-containing protein, with translation MKFRLSIHALGEAKKRKIPIPFIEAVLEQPEQIIQQDSEVTIYQSKIDFGTGKLYLLRVFINTTVDPAVVITLYRTSQIKKYWRNP, from the coding sequence ATGAAATTTCGACTTTCAATTCATGCGTTAGGTGAAGCCAAGAAGAGAAAAATCCCCATTCCTTTCATTGAAGCTGTTTTAGAACAACCAGAACAAATCATTCAACAAGATTCGGAAGTGACAATTTATCAATCCAAAATAGACTTTGGCACTGGAAAGTTGTATTTGCTTCGTGTTTTCATCAATACCACTGTTGATCCGGCTGTTGTTATTACCCTTTATCGAACCAGTCAAATTAAAAAATATTGGAGGAACCCATGA